From the Halichoerus grypus chromosome 3, mHalGry1.hap1.1, whole genome shotgun sequence genome, one window contains:
- the LOC118526647 gene encoding growth-regulated alpha protein-like isoform X4, whose amino-acid sequence MARAATAAAPRALRLLGAALLLLLLVPAGRRAAGAPVVAELRCQCLQTSQGIHPKNIQSVKVTPPAPHCAQTEVIATLKNGQEVCLNPEAPMVKKIINKMLNNSN is encoded by the exons ATGGCCcgcgccgccaccgccgccgcacCCCGCGCTCTCCGGCTCCTCGGCGCCgcgctgctgctcctgctgctggtCCCCGCCGGCCGCCGCGCCGCAG GGGCGCCAGTGGTCGCCGAGCTGCGCTGCCAGTGCTTGCAGACCTCGCAGGGAATTCACCCCAAGAACATCCAGAGCGTCAAGGTGACGCCCCCGGCACCCCACTGCGCCCAAACCGAAGTCAT AGCCACTCTCAAGAATGGGCAGGAGGTTTGCCTCAACCCCGAAGCCCCCATGGTCAAGAAAATCATCAACAAGATGCTAAACAA CTCCAACTga
- the LOC118526650 gene encoding platelet factor 4-like has product MSVGARSRAPSPWRGARLLLLGLLLLPAGVALRTVDLEGGDEDLRCVCMKTTSLVRPRHISSLEVIGVSGHCPTPQMIASLKDGRKICLDPNAPLYKKIIRKLLKS; this is encoded by the exons ATGAGCGTCGGAGCGCGTTCCcgcgcccccagcccctggcgggGCGCCCGGCTGCTGCTCCTGGGGCTGCTGCTCCTGCCAGCTGGGGTCGCCCTCCGCACAG TGGACCTGGAAGGAGGAGATGAGGACCTGCGCTGCGTGTGTATGAAGACCACCTCCCTAGTCCGTCCCAGGCACATCAGCAGCCTGGAAGTGATCGGTGTCTCAGgccactgccccaccccccagatgAT AGCTTCGCTGAAGGATGGGAGGAAAATATGCCTGGACCCGAATGCCCCCCTGTacaagaaaataatcagaaagcTTTTGAAGAGCTAG